The Colletes latitarsis isolate SP2378_abdomen chromosome 1, iyColLati1, whole genome shotgun sequence genomic interval CGTAAGAATTGATAACTTAAAATTGTAAGCAAATAATGTTACATTTCCTTTATTTCGTAATTTACAATATTTAGGTAATTTTATTTGCAAACATATTCAGTGTTTCTTTTATTTAAGAATATCTATTAAAACGTGTTTTAACCATACACGCATTGCATCGTTCGTGCATTTTGTAGTGACGTGCAATCGTATACTATGTATGCATAAATGCAAATGTGTATATTTACAAGTACCGCACGGCACTACAAaatgatttataattaataatagtaAATCAGTAATCATGAAAATTCGAAAGCACGTCTTAGCACGTAATATTTGACCGAATTTCACgaagtttaattttattaacccCTTGTTAGATGGTCCAAAAATTGTAAACTATAATcatattttttctgttttgttgcAGCATTATAGTATAGGAGCCACATGTACTTTGGAAGATTATCAAAATTAAGTATATATTTTGTTACTCTGGAAGCAGGTCATGGAATACtttgaatattaatttattgttGCTATTGCTCAGTAATTATTAAGATTCTTTCACTTCTTCTAAGCGAAAGGATCATTTTTGCATCTGCAGTTATTTATAAATCAATGGTGATTTTATTTGCATGTTTACATATTAATCTCTACACTTGAAatataacgaataaaattatgttCGATGATCCTATAGCAGCTAGAAAAATGAACGACGATAAAAGCAAAAAAGACTATAATACGCGCAGTACAGAAatggataaaaaatattttcttccttGGTGTCCTTTAGATGAGAAAAAATTGCTGTTGAAGCATAGATACATATCATGTAGTAGATCGGTTCCGCGTAGAAGCaaacgtttcgatcgatataagaTAAATAGATCATTGAATTTTGATTCAAATATTCACAACTCTAGTTCAGAAAACAGTTCTTTTGAAGAAGACAAACACCTGTCTAGGTCTGCTAAAATAATGAAAGCTTTGAGTAGTAACACCAGTCCCTCGTATTATggaagaacaaaaataaaaaaatcgctAAATTTTAATGTAACTCCTAGCGTGAAAAGATTTATGCCTCCAAAAAAAAGCATAAGAAAGTCTTTGAGTTTAAACTTTGGTTCACCATTGTCTGTCTCAAATAAATTATCAAACTTTGATAATGATTCAAGTGATTCTGTGaacaataaattaatatttacatctTCCGAATCTATCGATGAAAATCAAAACGAGACACCGTCGCAACATAGCGCAAAAGAACACGAGACATTGCACTTTTCTACGCCCAATACGAAATTAAGCAAACAATCTTTGAATTCGCCTAGTTTTACACCATTATTACGTAGTCGGCTAAAAGAAACTATCGATAATATTGTATACATCACCGCAACGTCCAGTTCACAGTCGTTAAAATGTATCAAAGGCAGGTCCAAGTGTTTGGACAATGTCATAACGAATACATCGAGAAATTTGTATCTTGAATTTCACGATAACGACGACGATAGACCCTGCACTCCTGAAAATCTAATTCGTATAGTTCCTGAAAGTATGAGTGCTATTAAAAGAAGTCATAAAAAggtaaaaaaatacaatttttttataatccTTTCTATTTAGCGAACAATTTTTACCCTTTGCatgattataataatataatgtcACACAGGAAAGATCATCAAGACGCAGCGGGCATTGTATACCCGAGCCTGCAagcaattttgaaaaaatagcCGGATCTGAATTAACTCTGTATAAAAAACCAATTGATCATTCTGAGACTATAGATCGATCTTCTAGCAGAAACTCTAATTCGGAATATGTACCGTTGTACAATTCAGAAGACAATATTTCGGACACTGGCTCGCTTTTTGACTACACAGAggaactgaaaaatattttacaggaaccTAAAACCGAGTCTGATTGTATGTCAAATAGTAACATTGTACTGCCCGAGTTCTATGAGCCTAAGTGTTGtattaaaatagaaaaagaagAAGTAGAAAATTTGTTGGACGCCCACACTTTGAACCAAAGTGAAGTCGTTCAAAAAACGATTGACATTAAGACAGAAAATTCATCCGGTTATGATGTTGACGCTAAGACTGAAGTTAGATCAGTGACCCCAGTATTAACGGCGGAAGTCTTACCGGGATCGCAGAAATCTATTACTCCGGAGAATCGTGTAAATATTTTACAACAAATTTCTTATGATTCCATAAAAAAATCTCATAAAAAGAATAAGGGCGCAAATAGAAAGCAATTTTTTAGTTCAAAAGTTTTACCGTGTAAACTTGAGGTCGCGGAACAAGACGACAGGGACTGCTTGGAAAATTCTGAGCAAGATCAAAGCATCGATGAAAGTAAATTAATCGTGGATGAGAATAATGTTGATACATCAGAGGTAGAACGAGCGTGTACACCTGAAAAGGTCAATTCCAGCAGATTATTACTGTCGCAATTCAGTTCTGTTAAAAGATCGCACAAGAAAGATAAACATACAAAAATATTATCTGGATTTTTGAAACGACAAGAATATTTTAACAAAGAAATAGATTTCGATAGGGATACCAAGGATAAGGCGTTCGATATCGACGATGGGTTCGGATATAAAAAGAGCATGGAAGATCTTTCGGATTTCGATAACACTGCAAACTCTAACGATTCTAGTTATCTACTTAACATGTCGTCGGATAAATCATCTCCAAGCAAAAGAAAAATATCGTTGAACACGTCATCGGATCGTGATGCAAATGTATCGTGCGATTCTGAATTGCAAGAGTGCGATGTGTCTCGGGaggaatttcaaatttttacacCACTTAAAAGAAAAAGATCTTTAATTGCACCGGCCGCGAAagaatatttacatttttatgaTTTACCTTCCGGGAGTGATGAAATTTCAGAAGAAGCCATCGCGAATATCAGTTTCTCGAGGTGTTTAACGCCCGTTCCGAGCCTTCAGGAAAATTACATGAAATCGGGAGAAAATCATCTCGCGACGGTAAAATCCGATAACGTTAGTTCTAACGATAAAACTGGCAGATCGACGCCAAGGAATATGTCGACCGAAGAATTGTATAACAATTTAGATTCCATTAAAAAATCGCACAAGAAGAATAAATCTGGAAATATTTTACGAAAAGGCTTCGACTTGATTAGAAATAATCTTTGCGAGGGAAAGGGCCAGATTTCGTCggagaatattaaaaaagaGATATGTGAGAAATTGGAACTTTCGGACGATAGTATCGCGGTATACGATGCAAATAAATCGGTCACCGATGAATCGATCGACCATGATAACTTTGAAAGTTTGAGCAGCAGTTCCGCCAGCGACCAGAACTTGTCGACTACTCATCCAAAAACGGCGTTACAAAATGTGACGCCACCGAATAGTTTCAAGGCGAAGAATTATCTTAGAGTATTGCAAGAAACATCTATTAAGCGATCGCATAAAAAAGTTCGGGATCAAAAGAAGCACGACTTCACGATCGATACGAACGAATTGTCGGacgatggatcaatatttggagACAAAGAGGAATTAGTTTATATGGACGAACAGACTACTCGGGAGTAATGATGGTGGTGTTGTTGATGTAAAGATTTCCGATGATTTAAAATAGATAACttactagtaacgtggtaagtGTAGTTTTAATAATTCCTACACGATTAACACGTAATACGTACATCGAATACATTTTTACAAACTTGGTGAAAGTTTTTGACCATCTGCAGTTTTTTGTCTGGCTAGATTGATTTAATTAGATTTCTGCTTAAATCAGTCTATTCAGCTCCAAACACTTTTAATACATGCTCTTCGCCGTATCGAAGTTAGTTTCTTTTTATTCTTGATTTCATGTATAtacatacgaaatcgcgaatgttGCGATTTAACAATCATTGCGCTAACACGTATACCCAAACTGACAATATCTATTTTTGATTGTGATTTACTGTATCATTTAGTAATATTGTGGCACACGCATAGTTCGAGCGCGTTTGCACACGCGGTGTGCTAAAAAAAACAATTGAATCTATGATAAAATCATAGAATCGTGTTATTTGTTAAGAATTCCCAGTGAATTTTGATGACTCCATTTTTAAGACTGGCTTTGTGTACAATTGTCTCGTCCCGCATAAACATTAAATTGTATATATTTTGATGAAACATTATGCGAAATAGTATTCGTAAAATAATGGGACTGGAAAACAAATAGGATACTCTCGTGTTTTTTGTTAATTGTTTCAGCATTGTTCTAGtgtaaagttttttttttttcaagtttCATAGCATTTATGTAATGTATTGATACGAATAAAAGCAGTACGCATATTCCTTCAATTGATTCTTAGTTTCATTGTTCAAACGTTATCTTCGGAAATTCTATACGAGCCACCGATTAAGATAAATGTTAGTTCTGATAAAAGTATATGTATTATCAGTAATAGcagtatatttcttttttatgttTCAACAATTTTTAAGTGCCTTAATCTAAGTATGTTTACGTAATCCGTATAATGTAAAGTCGAATTGACTAAGTAAtacttaaataattaaatcgttaaaaaaaatataatgggAAGCGAAGTTTGAAGATGGTAATCTTTGTTGCAATACGCGTGTGCATTACGATTCTGTATAGCAAGTAACAATCGGGCGTTATAGAGTATAGCAGTGGAACTGTATCCTTTGCGTTCTCGATAAATATGATCTTTCGATACCATACTTTACTCACAAAGAGAAGTTGCAttcagagttgggcaaattttattcacgaataacgaatacagaAGTTTGGATAAAATCGGCGACTCTACAGATGCGACTTCTCCTTGTCAGTCTTCCTTTTCTAATATTGCTGATGTTAACTGATATATAATAGAATGAGAGCGGCCATACTTGATGCatcaacactagatttacggacactgattgcacatatttttattcaaaactCGTCATGTTGACG includes:
- the LOC143343233 gene encoding uncharacterized protein LOC143343233, producing MFDDPIAARKMNDDKSKKDYNTRSTEMDKKYFLPWCPLDEKKLLLKHRYISCSRSVPRRSKRFDRYKINRSLNFDSNIHNSSSENSSFEEDKHLSRSAKIMKALSSNTSPSYYGRTKIKKSLNFNVTPSVKRFMPPKKSIRKSLSLNFGSPLSVSNKLSNFDNDSSDSVNNKLIFTSSESIDENQNETPSQHSAKEHETLHFSTPNTKLSKQSLNSPSFTPLLRSRLKETIDNIVYITATSSSQSLKCIKGRSKCLDNVITNTSRNLYLEFHDNDDDRPCTPENLIRIVPESMSAIKRSHKKERSSRRSGHCIPEPASNFEKIAGSELTLYKKPIDHSETIDRSSSRNSNSEYVPLYNSEDNISDTGSLFDYTEELKNILQEPKTESDCMSNSNIVLPEFYEPKCCIKIEKEEVENLLDAHTLNQSEVVQKTIDIKTENSSGYDVDAKTEVRSVTPVLTAEVLPGSQKSITPENRVNILQQISYDSIKKSHKKNKGANRKQFFSSKVLPCKLEVAEQDDRDCLENSEQDQSIDESKLIVDENNVDTSEVERACTPEKVNSSRLLLSQFSSVKRSHKKDKHTKILSGFLKRQEYFNKEIDFDRDTKDKAFDIDDGFGYKKSMEDLSDFDNTANSNDSSYLLNMSSDKSSPSKRKISLNTSSDRDANVSCDSELQECDVSREEFQIFTPLKRKRSLIAPAAKEYLHFYDLPSGSDEISEEAIANISFSRCLTPVPSLQENYMKSGENHLATVKSDNVSSNDKTGRSTPRNMSTEELYNNLDSIKKSHKKNKSGNILRKGFDLIRNNLCEGKGQISSENIKKEICEKLELSDDSIAVYDANKSVTDESIDHDNFESLSSSSASDQNLSTTHPKTALQNVTPPNSFKAKNYLRVLQETSIKRSHKKVRDQKKHDFTIDTNELSDDGSIFGDKEELVYMDEQTTRE